One Faecalicatena sp. Marseille-Q4148 DNA window includes the following coding sequences:
- a CDS encoding peptidylprolyl isomerase has product MKKSAAVSMAVLVLGAVSLAGCGEKKASETASEGSTESKEASQTQEKDLLSGKHHAEIVIKDHGTIKVELDADSAPITVTNFVNLAKDGFYDGLTFHRIMEGFMMQGGDPAGNGTGGSDETIKGEFASNGVENPISHKRGTISMARAQDPDSGSSQFFIVHEDSTFLDGDYAAFGTVTEGMDIVDDICENAVVVDQNGTVKDGTQPVIESINVTD; this is encoded by the coding sequence ATGAAAAAAAGCGCTGCAGTTTCCATGGCAGTGTTGGTGTTGGGAGCAGTATCTCTTGCCGGATGTGGAGAAAAGAAAGCATCCGAAACGGCATCGGAAGGAAGCACGGAGAGCAAAGAAGCGTCACAGACTCAGGAGAAAGATCTCTTGTCGGGAAAACACCATGCAGAGATTGTCATAAAAGATCATGGAACGATTAAAGTTGAACTGGATGCAGACAGCGCGCCGATTACGGTAACGAATTTTGTCAATCTGGCGAAGGACGGTTTTTATGACGGGCTGACGTTTCATCGGATTATGGAAGGATTTATGATGCAGGGAGGAGATCCTGCGGGCAATGGTACCGGAGGATCAGACGAGACGATCAAAGGAGAGTTTGCATCTAATGGAGTAGAAAATCCAATCTCTCATAAACGGGGAACGATTTCGATGGCGAGAGCGCAGGATCCGGACAGCGGAAGCTCTCAGTTCTTTATTGTCCATGAGGACAGTACGTTTCTCGATGGGGATTATGCTGCATTTGGCACTGTGACAGAAGGAATGGATATTGTAGATGATATTTGTGAGAATGCAGTCGTAGTGGATCAGAATGGAACGGTAAAAGACGGTACACAGCCGGTAATCGAGAGCATAAATGTGACTGACTAG
- a CDS encoding VanZ family protein yields MMCLIFSFSAQTGEASGSLSSKISHMAVNVGNQVLHLELTESEIESYAEYLEHPIRKLAHMTEYFILTLLVLFPLFVCGLRGRALILTALIFCVCFAATDEFHQSFVAGRGPSVKDVGIDSIGVCAASLLYWIATFFHRKHHTFAD; encoded by the coding sequence ATGATGTGTCTGATCTTCTCATTTTCTGCCCAGACCGGTGAAGCGTCCGGCAGTCTCAGCAGCAAGATCAGCCACATGGCAGTCAATGTCGGCAATCAGGTACTTCATCTGGAGCTCACGGAATCTGAAATCGAATCTTATGCCGAATATCTGGAACATCCGATACGGAAACTTGCCCATATGACAGAGTATTTTATCCTGACGCTTCTTGTCCTTTTCCCACTTTTCGTCTGTGGGCTCAGGGGACGGGCACTGATTCTCACTGCGCTCATCTTCTGTGTCTGTTTCGCTGCAACTGATGAATTTCATCAGTCTTTTGTTGCCGGGCGGGGACCATCAGTAAAAGATGTGGGGATTGACAGCATTGGTGTCTGCGCTGCCTCCCTTCTTTATTGGATAGCAACATTCTTCCACCGGAAACATCATACCTTCGCTGATTAA
- a CDS encoding MFS transporter: protein MKKFNKINDKHMAFVLFALCWAAYFTSYIGRLNYSSAMPEMLRLSVLDKSQAGFISMAYFFAYGIGQLINGFLGDKMHPRKMIFTGLFLAGVMNIVMGFMNSFGTMAVFWCANGFLQSMIWPPILRIFAEMLNEAARVRYSIHITSTMALGTLTSYLLSAIMLEVFGWRAVFFAAATVMCTVAVVFQIRFRAVEQYASEHGEPHKDEAGRAGTETSVPFSKVLIGSGLFMILIPVIVHGVLKDGVTSWVPTYIQEVFHTSPSFSILITTVLPIVNLTGAYAAQFMYQKFFRKQEIRTVAFFFVIATAALAGLWKFGDVSVVVTVVLLGIITASMMAVNTLVVNLLPLHFVKMGRAATVSGFLNSMAYLGTAISTFTIGIMVESSGWNRTILGWLIMTAAAMLICFLLHKKKFE, encoded by the coding sequence GTGAAAAAATTCAATAAAATCAATGATAAACATATGGCGTTTGTTCTGTTTGCACTGTGCTGGGCAGCGTATTTTACATCGTACATCGGCAGACTGAATTATTCTTCAGCCATGCCGGAAATGCTCCGTCTTTCTGTTCTGGACAAATCTCAGGCAGGCTTTATCAGTATGGCGTATTTTTTTGCGTATGGCATCGGACAGTTGATCAACGGATTTCTCGGAGATAAGATGCATCCGCGCAAAATGATATTTACAGGGCTGTTTCTGGCAGGCGTTATGAATATTGTTATGGGATTTATGAACAGCTTTGGAACGATGGCGGTTTTTTGGTGTGCCAATGGGTTTCTTCAATCAATGATCTGGCCACCGATTCTTCGGATCTTTGCAGAAATGTTAAATGAAGCAGCGAGAGTGCGTTACAGCATTCATATTACATCTACGATGGCGCTGGGAACGCTGACATCTTACCTGCTGTCGGCAATTATGCTGGAAGTATTTGGATGGCGGGCAGTATTTTTTGCAGCGGCGACAGTGATGTGTACAGTAGCAGTGGTTTTTCAGATCCGGTTTCGTGCAGTGGAACAGTATGCCAGTGAACATGGAGAGCCACATAAGGATGAAGCAGGAAGAGCCGGAACAGAAACTTCGGTTCCATTTTCAAAAGTGCTGATCGGTTCCGGATTGTTTATGATTTTAATCCCGGTTATCGTACATGGGGTACTCAAAGACGGAGTAACTTCCTGGGTACCGACCTATATTCAGGAGGTATTTCATACATCGCCGTCTTTTTCGATTCTGATTACGACAGTGCTTCCGATTGTAAATTTAACGGGGGCGTACGCAGCACAATTCATGTATCAGAAGTTTTTCCGGAAGCAGGAGATCAGAACCGTCGCATTTTTCTTTGTGATTGCGACAGCTGCATTAGCTGGTTTGTGGAAATTTGGAGATGTGTCGGTAGTTGTGACTGTGGTGCTGCTTGGAATTATTACGGCGTCCATGATGGCGGTAAATACATTAGTTGTGAATCTGCTTCCACTTCATTTTGTTAAAATGGGAAGAGCGGCCACGGTATCCGGATTTTTGAATTCAATGGCATATCTTGGAACAGCTATTTCCACATTTACTATTGGAATTATGGTAGAGTCCTCCGGATGGAACAGAACGATTTTGGGCTGGCTTATTATGACAGCGGCAGCGATGCTGATTTGCTTCCTGCTGCATAAGAAGAAGTTTGAATAA
- a CDS encoding IS1182 family transposase, giving the protein MLNKDYYNDFFELGQQKINFSFFELCLPDDDPVYTLKKVMEELDFSGLLANCSDKGRTGYNPIMMYAVVTYANMRGIRAVDRIVELCERDLAFIWLTKGQKPKRDAFYDFKNKKLTADVLDELNYQFLRRLQKEGFITLKNLFIDGTKIEANANRYTFVWRGTINYHLAGLLDTIDLLYQKYNVLIDENEYGIKYDIPHAHMFVIEGMEKVRDVIEKNRKRKLTKHKKLSNNTIIEIDNCSPLEILKLQKNLIQIAEQEQITFVYGKGKRKSEIQQLYEELEACGERLMGYKECFEIMGTDRNSYSKTDLEATFMRMKEDHMLNGQLKAAYNVQIAVENYFIVQTYVSNDRTDYNTLIPVLEKHQKAFGDILEEVTADSGYCSERNLLYLKEHKISSYIKLQDHEKRKTRAYTEEIGKYYNMKTQIFEDELYYICHDGRELHHIRTETKAQTGYTQTFEVYGCADCSGCEHKAKCLYKYDAEKDREKNKVMKINEQWEALKEESHKNIQSEKGILNRQIRSIQTEGHFGDIKENDSFRRFNYRTSEKVYKEFMLYAIGRNINKYHRFLHEKIQKFEKKIEETVA; this is encoded by the coding sequence ATGCTAAACAAAGACTATTATAACGATTTTTTTGAATTAGGGCAACAGAAAATTAACTTCAGTTTCTTCGAATTGTGTTTACCAGACGACGATCCAGTCTATACCCTGAAAAAAGTGATGGAGGAGTTAGATTTTTCTGGCTTATTAGCCAATTGTTCTGATAAGGGAAGAACCGGGTACAACCCAATCATGATGTATGCTGTAGTTACTTACGCAAACATGCGTGGGATAAGAGCTGTTGACCGTATTGTAGAATTATGTGAAAGAGATCTCGCCTTTATCTGGCTTACGAAAGGTCAGAAGCCGAAACGGGATGCTTTTTATGACTTCAAGAATAAGAAACTGACCGCTGATGTACTGGATGAGCTGAATTATCAGTTTCTTCGTCGCCTGCAAAAAGAAGGATTCATCACACTAAAAAATCTTTTTATTGACGGTACAAAAATAGAAGCCAATGCGAACCGTTATACGTTTGTCTGGAGAGGAACAATCAATTATCATCTTGCAGGACTACTGGATACTATTGATTTATTGTATCAAAAGTATAACGTTTTGATTGATGAAAATGAGTATGGCATCAAATATGACATTCCCCATGCACATATGTTCGTGATCGAAGGAATGGAGAAAGTACGGGATGTCATTGAAAAGAACCGAAAAAGAAAACTGACAAAACATAAAAAGTTATCCAATAATACAATCATAGAGATTGACAATTGTTCTCCGTTGGAGATACTGAAGCTCCAAAAAAATCTGATACAGATAGCAGAACAGGAACAGATTACATTTGTTTATGGAAAAGGAAAAAGAAAATCGGAAATCCAGCAGCTTTACGAAGAATTGGAAGCCTGTGGTGAACGTCTTATGGGATATAAAGAGTGTTTTGAGATCATGGGAACAGACAGAAACAGTTATTCCAAAACAGATCTGGAAGCTACTTTTATGCGGATGAAAGAGGATCATATGCTGAACGGGCAATTAAAAGCGGCATATAATGTTCAGATTGCAGTAGAGAATTATTTCATTGTCCAGACTTATGTCAGCAATGATCGGACAGATTATAATACGTTGATTCCGGTTTTGGAAAAACATCAAAAAGCATTTGGGGATATTCTTGAGGAAGTGACAGCAGATAGCGGGTATTGCAGCGAAAGAAACCTACTGTACTTAAAAGAACATAAAATCTCCAGCTATATCAAGCTGCAGGATCATGAAAAACGGAAAACACGTGCGTATACAGAAGAAATCGGAAAGTATTACAACATGAAAACGCAGATATTTGAAGATGAGTTGTATTATATTTGCCATGACGGAAGAGAATTGCATCATATCCGAACAGAAACAAAAGCACAGACTGGTTATACACAAACCTTTGAAGTGTATGGATGTGCAGACTGCAGTGGTTGTGAACATAAAGCAAAATGTCTCTATAAATATGATGCCGAAAAAGATAGAGAGAAAAATAAAGTGATGAAGATCAACGAACAATGGGAAGCTTTGAAAGAAGAATCCCATAAAAACATCCAGAGTGAGAAAGGGATCTTAAATCGTCAGATTCGTTCCATCCAGACAGAGGGACATTTTGGAGACATTAAAGAAAATGACAGTTTCCGCCGATTCAATTACCGGACATCCGAAAAAGTATATAAAGAATTCATGCTGTATGCGATTGGAAGAAATATAAATAAATACCATCGTTTTCTTCATGAAAAAATCCAAAAATTTGAGAAAAAAATCGAAGAAACAGTTGCTTAG
- a CDS encoding SufD family Fe-S cluster assembly protein, with the protein MAELNQITSEVLAQIDPAGFEQKGAFNLRENGYSVCQGDSEHIKIKKKTDREGIDIFISKDAQNEFVHIPVVVSQSGITDVVYNDFYVEDGANVTIIAGCGIHNSGCNDTRHDGIHAFHIGSNCNVTYEEKHYGEGSGTGGRILNPVTKIYMKENSVFNLDTVQIKGVDSTIRETEVEVGANSRIYVTEKLMTHDEQSAESNMAIVLNGEGSSAQVISRSVAKGSSRQIFHPKAIGNTSCHAHIQCDSIIMEQANVCSIPEIDAHHVDAQIVHEAAIGRINNEQLIKLRTFGLNEEEAEAVIIDNFLN; encoded by the coding sequence ATGGCAGAGTTGAATCAGATCACAAGCGAAGTGCTGGCACAGATTGATCCGGCAGGATTTGAACAGAAAGGTGCATTCAATCTGCGGGAGAACGGTTATTCTGTCTGTCAGGGTGACAGTGAACATATAAAGATTAAGAAGAAAACGGATCGGGAAGGCATCGATATTTTTATCAGCAAGGATGCTCAGAATGAGTTTGTACACATTCCGGTTGTAGTATCGCAATCAGGCATTACAGATGTTGTTTACAATGATTTTTATGTAGAAGATGGTGCAAATGTTACAATCATCGCCGGCTGCGGAATCCATAACAGCGGCTGCAATGATACAAGACATGACGGAATCCATGCATTTCACATCGGAAGCAATTGCAATGTCACTTATGAAGAGAAGCATTACGGAGAAGGAAGCGGAACCGGCGGTCGTATTTTGAATCCGGTTACAAAGATTTATATGAAAGAAAATTCTGTTTTTAATCTTGATACCGTACAGATTAAAGGAGTGGATTCTACTATCCGTGAGACGGAAGTAGAAGTTGGCGCCAACAGCAGAATTTATGTAACAGAGAAATTAATGACACACGATGAGCAGAGTGCGGAGTCGAATATGGCAATTGTCTTGAACGGAGAAGGAAGTTCCGCGCAGGTGATTTCAAGATCTGTGGCGAAGGGAAGTTCCCGGCAGATTTTTCATCCGAAGGCAATCGGAAACACAAGCTGTCATGCCCATATTCAGTGTGATTCTATCATCATGGAACAGGCAAATGTATGCTCAATTCCGGAGATTGATGCTCACCATGTAGACGCTCAGATCGTGCATGAAGCAGCCATTGGAAGAATCAATAATGAACAGCTGATCAAGCTTCGTACATTCGGATTGAATGAGGAGGAGGCAGAGGCAGTTATTATTGATAACTTCTTAAATTAG
- a CDS encoding ATP-binding cassette domain-containing protein, with product MLKVEHLSYDVTEEGKTQSILKDVNFHVNDGEMLVITGPNGGGKSTIAKLLMGIYPATKGKILLDGQDLSEMSIDQRANAGIGFAFQQPPRFKGMTVERLLNLAAGEPLAGKRCCELLSNVGLCAQEYIHREIDATLSGGEMKRIEIASVLAKKHNICIFDEPEAGIDLWSFSMLVKEFEKIHKSKRESLLLISHQERIIQMADRIMVIRDGQVEICGPREEVLDTLAFDAIQSKACIRTGGEF from the coding sequence ATGCTGAAGGTAGAGCATTTATCATATGATGTGACGGAAGAGGGGAAAACACAGTCCATCTTAAAAGATGTAAATTTCCATGTAAATGACGGAGAGATGCTTGTCATTACCGGACCGAATGGCGGAGGAAAATCTACGATTGCTAAATTGCTGATGGGAATTTACCCGGCGACAAAAGGAAAGATTCTATTGGATGGACAAGATCTGTCTGAGATGAGTATCGATCAGAGAGCGAATGCAGGAATTGGATTTGCATTTCAACAGCCGCCGCGTTTTAAGGGGATGACGGTAGAACGGCTGCTGAATCTGGCGGCAGGAGAGCCTCTTGCCGGAAAGAGATGCTGTGAACTGTTAAGCAATGTAGGGCTTTGTGCTCAGGAATATATTCACAGGGAAATTGACGCAACACTGTCAGGCGGTGAAATGAAGCGGATCGAGATTGCATCTGTTCTTGCGAAGAAACATAACATCTGTATTTTTGATGAGCCGGAGGCAGGAATTGATCTCTGGAGTTTTTCCATGCTTGTCAAAGAATTTGAAAAGATCCATAAGAGTAAGAGAGAAAGTCTGCTTTTGATTTCGCATCAGGAACGGATCATTCAGATGGCAGACCGGATCATGGTGATCCGGGACGGTCAGGTAGAAATCTGCGGACCGAGGGAAGAAGTGCTTGATACACTGGCATTTGATGCGATCCAGTCAAAAGCATGTATCCGTACAGGAGGTGAGTTCTAA
- a CDS encoding Na+/H+ antiporter NhaC family protein yields MNLRRQKLLTRAGIVLLLTVLSSMTVFAAETEAPLSSMYATAWALVPPIVAIGLALITKEVYSSLLVGIVVGALLGTDFHPVKTVESVFKGGFISVLSDEGNIGIIMFLVILGIMVSMMNKAGGSAAFGKWAGEHIKSRAGAQLATIGLGILIFIDDYFNCLTVGSVMRPVTDKHKISRAKLAYLIDSTAAPICIIAPISSWAAAVAGFVEGEDGLSIFVRAIPYNFYALLTIIMMLGIVYLKMDYGSMKLYEKNAKNGDLFTAGKRVNGTEDVKEKPNGRVLDLVFPILALIVCCVTGMLYTGEFFSGAGFVEAFSQSDAPSGLAMGSFFGLVITIVYYLLRRALKFRECMECVPEGFQSMVPAILILTFAWTLKAMTDQLGADVFVATAMESCAEGLMNLLPAIIFLVGCFLAFATGTSWGTFGILIPIVVKVFEQSNPTLMIIAISACMAGAVCGDHCSPISDTTIMASAGAQCDHVSHVATQLPYALTVAAVSFVSYIVAGFTQSAWISLPFGIVLLGVVLLVMKKYQKKQQN; encoded by the coding sequence ATGAATTTAAGGAGACAAAAGCTCTTAACGAGAGCGGGCATTGTTCTGCTGCTGACCGTATTATCTTCCATGACGGTATTTGCAGCAGAGACAGAAGCGCCGCTTTCTTCTATGTATGCCACGGCATGGGCGCTTGTGCCGCCGATTGTTGCCATTGGTCTTGCTCTGATTACGAAAGAAGTATACAGTTCTTTATTAGTCGGTATTGTAGTCGGCGCCTTGCTTGGAACAGATTTTCATCCGGTGAAAACGGTGGAGTCGGTTTTTAAAGGGGGATTTATTTCTGTATTATCTGATGAAGGAAACATCGGAATCATTATGTTTCTTGTTATCTTAGGAATCATGGTGTCTATGATGAATAAAGCAGGAGGTTCCGCGGCGTTCGGAAAATGGGCCGGAGAGCATATTAAGTCAAGAGCAGGGGCTCAGCTTGCTACGATCGGTCTTGGAATACTCATTTTTATCGATGATTACTTTAATTGCCTGACAGTAGGAAGCGTTATGCGTCCGGTAACAGATAAACATAAAATATCCAGAGCAAAGCTTGCGTATCTGATTGATTCTACAGCAGCTCCGATCTGTATCATTGCACCAATTTCTTCCTGGGCAGCAGCGGTAGCCGGATTTGTAGAAGGAGAAGACGGACTTAGTATTTTCGTCCGGGCAATTCCGTATAATTTCTATGCTTTGCTGACGATTATCATGATGCTTGGAATCGTATATCTGAAAATGGATTATGGTTCTATGAAGCTGTATGAAAAAAATGCAAAGAATGGCGATCTTTTTACAGCGGGAAAGCGGGTAAATGGAACAGAAGATGTGAAGGAAAAGCCAAATGGACGAGTGCTTGATCTTGTCTTCCCAATTCTTGCGCTGATCGTCTGCTGCGTAACAGGAATGCTCTATACCGGCGAGTTCTTTAGCGGTGCAGGCTTCGTAGAGGCATTTTCTCAGAGTGATGCGCCGAGCGGTCTGGCAATGGGAAGCTTTTTCGGACTTGTGATTACGATTGTGTACTATCTGCTGCGCCGGGCTTTGAAATTCCGGGAATGTATGGAATGTGTTCCGGAAGGATTTCAGTCTATGGTACCGGCGATTCTCATTTTAACTTTTGCATGGACATTGAAAGCAATGACAGATCAGCTGGGAGCAGACGTGTTTGTAGCTACAGCAATGGAATCTTGTGCGGAAGGGCTGATGAATCTGCTTCCGGCAATCATTTTCTTAGTAGGATGTTTCCTTGCATTTGCCACAGGGACTTCATGGGGAACATTCGGAATTTTGATTCCGATTGTTGTAAAAGTATTCGAACAGAGCAATCCTACTTTGATGATCATTGCAATTTCTGCATGTATGGCAGGAGCGGTCTGCGGAGATCACTGTTCACCGATTTCCGATACAACGATTATGGCATCGGCAGGGGCACAGTGTGATCACGTCAGTCATGTTGCGACACAGCTTCCATATGCGCTTACAGTTGCGGCAGTATCTTTTGTTTCTTATATTGTGGCAGGCTTTACCCAGTCTGCATGGATTTCACTTCCGTTTGGAATCGTGCTGCTTGGAGTGGTACTGCTTGTAATGAAGAAATATCAGAAGAAGCAGCAGAACTAA
- a CDS encoding formate--tetrahydrofolate ligase, whose product MGYKSDIEIAQECAMAPITEIAAKAGIEDKYLEQYGKYKAKIDYNLLKESDRPNGKLILVTAINPTPAGEGKTTTTIGLADGLQKLGKNVMVALREPSLGPVFGVKGGAAGGGYAQVVPMEDINLHFTGDFHAIGAANNLLAAMIDNHIYQGNELNIDPRKITWKRCVDMNDRQLRYVVDGLGGKPNGTPREDGYDITVASEIMAVLCLAKDITDLKERLSRIIVGYTYGKIADQKPVTAGDLHAEGAMAALLKDALKPNLVQTLEHVPAIVHGGPFANIAHGCNSVTATKMAMKLADYAITEAGFGADLGAEKFLDIKCRMADLKPDAVVIVATVRALKYNGGVPKADLNSENLEALEKGLPNLLKHVHNIKDVFHLPCVVAINAFPTDTKAELDLVEAKCKELGVNVALSEVWAKGGEGGTRLAEEVLRLTEEPNDFTFAYELDGSIEDKLNQIVQKIYGGKQVVLTAAAKKQAKELEGLGFGNCPICVAKTQYSLTDDQTKLGAPTDFEVTVRNLKISAGAGFIVALTGEIMTMPGLPKVPAAERIDVDETGKITGLF is encoded by the coding sequence ATGGGATACAAATCAGACATTGAAATCGCACAGGAATGTGCTATGGCACCAATTACAGAAATCGCTGCAAAAGCAGGCATTGAGGACAAGTACCTGGAACAGTACGGAAAATACAAAGCAAAGATCGACTACAACCTGTTAAAGGAAAGTGATCGTCCAAATGGTAAATTAATTCTTGTAACTGCAATCAATCCGACTCCTGCCGGAGAAGGAAAGACAACGACTACAATCGGACTTGCAGACGGACTTCAAAAACTTGGCAAGAATGTTATGGTCGCACTTCGCGAACCTTCTCTCGGACCGGTCTTTGGCGTCAAAGGCGGTGCAGCGGGCGGCGGATATGCCCAGGTAGTGCCAATGGAAGATATCAACCTCCATTTTACAGGTGATTTCCATGCGATCGGAGCTGCCAACAATCTTCTTGCTGCAATGATCGACAATCATATTTATCAGGGAAACGAGCTGAACATTGATCCACGCAAGATTACATGGAAACGCTGCGTTGATATGAATGACCGTCAGCTCCGCTATGTAGTAGACGGACTGGGCGGTAAGCCAAACGGAACTCCGCGTGAAGACGGTTACGATATCACAGTTGCTTCTGAGATTATGGCAGTTTTATGTCTCGCAAAAGATATCACAGATTTAAAAGAACGTTTATCACGCATCATTGTTGGTTACACATACGGAAAGATCGCAGATCAGAAGCCGGTTACAGCAGGCGATCTTCATGCCGAAGGTGCAATGGCTGCTCTTCTGAAAGATGCACTGAAACCAAACCTTGTTCAGACACTGGAACATGTGCCTGCTATCGTTCACGGCGGACCATTTGCCAATATTGCACATGGCTGTAACTCTGTCACAGCTACAAAAATGGCTATGAAGCTTGCCGATTACGCTATTACAGAAGCTGGATTCGGCGCTGACCTCGGAGCCGAGAAATTCCTCGACATCAAATGCCGTATGGCAGATTTAAAACCGGACGCAGTTGTCATCGTTGCTACTGTTCGCGCATTAAAATATAACGGCGGCGTTCCGAAAGCAGATTTGAACAGCGAGAACCTGGAAGCGCTTGAAAAAGGTCTTCCAAACCTGCTGAAGCATGTACACAATATTAAAGATGTCTTCCATCTTCCATGTGTTGTTGCAATCAATGCATTCCCAACAGATACAAAAGCAGAACTGGATCTTGTAGAAGCAAAATGCAAAGAACTCGGTGTTAATGTTGCACTTTCAGAAGTATGGGCAAAAGGCGGCGAAGGCGGCACACGGCTGGCAGAAGAAGTACTTCGTCTGACAGAAGAACCGAATGATTTTACATTTGCATATGAACTTGATGGCAGCATTGAAGATAAATTAAATCAGATCGTTCAGAAAATTTACGGCGGAAAACAGGTTGTCCTTACTGCCGCTGCAAAGAAACAGGCAAAAGAACTGGAAGGACTTGGTTTTGGCAACTGCCCGATCTGCGTTGCTAAGACACAGTACAGTTTGACAGACGATCAGACAAAGCTTGGCGCACCAACAGATTTTGAAGTTACTGTCAGAAACTTAAAGATTTCTGCCGGCGCCGGATTCATTGTCGCTCTGACTGGAGAGATTATGACAATGCCTGGACTTCCAAAAGTTCCGGCAGCTGAGCGCATCGATGTAGATGAAACCGGAAAAATTACCGGACTATTCTAA
- a CDS encoding ferritin translates to MLNAKVAELLNTQVNKEFYSAYLYLDFANYYETKGLDGFANWYKIQAQEERDHAMLFYQYLQNNNAKVTLEAIDKPDKVFSCNMGPLKAGLEHEEYVTSLINNIYAAAYEVKDFRTMQFLDWFIKEQGEEETNANELITKMEMFGSDPKSLYMLNSELKARVYSAPSLVL, encoded by the coding sequence ATGTTAAATGCAAAAGTAGCAGAATTATTGAACACACAGGTAAACAAAGAATTCTATTCAGCATATCTGTATCTTGATTTTGCAAATTATTATGAGACAAAGGGCTTAGATGGATTTGCAAACTGGTATAAGATTCAGGCGCAGGAAGAAAGAGATCATGCAATGCTGTTCTATCAGTATTTACAAAATAATAATGCGAAAGTAACTTTAGAAGCAATTGATAAGCCGGATAAAGTATTTTCCTGCAACATGGGACCGTTGAAAGCCGGATTAGAGCATGAAGAATATGTGACATCTTTGATCAACAATATTTATGCAGCAGCATACGAAGTGAAAGATTTCCGTACGATGCAGTTCCTTGACTGGTTCATCAAAGAGCAGGGAGAAGAAGAGACAAATGCAAATGAGCTGATTACGAAGATGGAAATGTTCGGTTCCGATCCGAAGAGTCTGTATATGCTGAACAGTGAACTGAAAGCTCGTGTATACAGCGCACCGTCACTTGTGCTGTAA